In Halobacillus amylolyticus, the following proteins share a genomic window:
- a CDS encoding transposase, which produces MTQKYRNYDPEFKLYVVKLMELDGHKMTDLSQKLDIPYGNLKRWKTEYRDQKKKEEKEAQNQLLTASEYKEMYEKEKKSNVELQEEVDILKKAMHIFNQEK; this is translated from the coding sequence TTGACCCAAAAGTACAGAAATTATGACCCTGAGTTTAAGCTTTATGTTGTGAAGTTAATGGAATTGGACGGACACAAAATGACGGACCTTAGTCAGAAACTCGATATTCCCTACGGTAACCTTAAAAGATGGAAGACGGAGTATCGTGACCAAAAAAAGAAGGAAGAAAAAGAAGCACAGAATCAACTGTTGACCGCCTCTGAGTACAAGGAAATGTATGAAAAAGAGAAAAAAAGTAACGTAGAGCTCCAGGAGGAAGTCGACATTTTAAAAAAGGCCATGCACATCTTCAATCAGGAAAAGTAG
- a CDS encoding CapA family protein has product MRFHPIFLLLFISIFAAACEGKTSPVEEAKLSPSSQSSLEQKAIPERPSEISISAIGDMLIHDRVYNDAKTSNGYDFMPMLKQVKPYLEDTTITMANQETMIGGEDLGLSGYPAFNTPKEMGNNLKELGVDVVTLANNHSLDKGARGIRSAIEHWETIGMMYTGVYKSKEDSKDIRVYETKQEIDIAFLSYTYGTNGIPVPESEPYLVNLIDKREMKQDIAQAKEISDAVILSLHFGKQYEPMPNQRQKKLVQFTADLGVDVVIGHHPHVLQPIEWVEGKQGNKMLAVYSLGNFFSGQDAFMKRIGGIIKFNIVKDQNNVQVKNPRFLLTYVTSSGAHNYEVIPMHKLTPTQLKNYKQVMEEQKQHLSQWLPELAFIE; this is encoded by the coding sequence ATGCGTTTTCACCCTATATTCCTCCTCTTATTTATAAGCATTTTTGCGGCTGCTTGTGAAGGGAAAACTTCCCCTGTTGAAGAAGCAAAGTTATCGCCCTCCTCCCAGTCTTCCCTTGAGCAAAAGGCCATCCCTGAGCGGCCCTCAGAAATAAGTATCTCAGCTATTGGTGACATGCTCATACATGACCGTGTGTATAATGATGCTAAAACGAGTAACGGCTACGACTTCATGCCAATGCTTAAACAAGTCAAACCATACTTAGAAGATACAACAATTACAATGGCTAACCAGGAAACGATGATTGGCGGAGAAGATCTCGGTTTATCTGGGTACCCTGCCTTTAATACCCCTAAAGAAATGGGTAATAACCTCAAGGAACTCGGAGTAGATGTGGTAACACTGGCTAATAATCATAGCCTAGATAAGGGAGCCCGAGGCATTCGTAGTGCAATCGAGCATTGGGAGACCATCGGGATGATGTACACAGGCGTTTATAAGAGTAAAGAGGATAGCAAAGATATTCGGGTGTACGAAACTAAACAAGAGATCGACATAGCCTTTTTAAGCTACACCTATGGAACGAACGGCATACCTGTTCCTGAAAGTGAACCTTATCTTGTTAACCTTATCGATAAGAGAGAAATGAAACAAGATATCGCACAGGCTAAGGAGATCAGTGATGCTGTCATTTTAAGCCTGCATTTCGGCAAACAATACGAACCAATGCCTAATCAGCGGCAGAAGAAGCTTGTTCAATTCACAGCTGATCTGGGTGTAGACGTAGTCATCGGACACCATCCACATGTGCTACAGCCAATCGAATGGGTAGAAGGCAAACAAGGCAATAAAATGCTTGCTGTTTATTCCCTGGGAAATTTCTTTTCAGGTCAGGATGCATTTATGAAGAGAATTGGTGGCATTATAAAATTCAACATTGTAAAAGATCAAAACAACGTACAAGTTAAGAATCCCCGATTCCTGCTAACCTATGTTACATCATCTGGTGCACATAACTATGAGGTCATCCCAATGCATAAGCTAACCCCAACGCAGCTTAAAAATTATAAGCAAGTTATGGAAGAACAAAAGCAACACCTCTCTCAATGGCTCCCTGAGCTAGCTTTTATAGAATAA
- a CDS encoding MarR family winged helix-turn-helix transcriptional regulator produces MNFSNHHLLHLLNQQVRTLNKQVNERLKVHGLFLSQWSILYCLYKKGPMTQTSIWQYLNVEAPTVTRTITRLVEKGWVTREKGSDKRERIIEISNEAHAKVAELVEIIRTYEDEILIGLSAKEEEQLRLLLRKLGSKERNNNYEEQ; encoded by the coding sequence GTGAATTTTTCTAATCATCATTTGTTACACCTTTTAAATCAACAAGTCCGTACGTTGAATAAACAAGTTAACGAAAGATTGAAGGTCCACGGATTGTTCCTCTCACAGTGGTCTATTCTTTATTGTTTGTATAAGAAGGGTCCCATGACACAAACATCCATCTGGCAATATTTAAATGTAGAAGCACCTACTGTTACCAGAACCATTACTCGTCTTGTGGAAAAAGGTTGGGTCACCCGTGAAAAGGGATCAGACAAAAGAGAACGGATCATAGAGATTTCAAACGAGGCACATGCTAAAGTGGCTGAATTAGTAGAAATAATTAGAACATACGAGGATGAAATTTTAATAGGCTTGTCTGCAAAAGAAGAAGAACAACTGAGATTGCTTTTGAGAAAACTAGGGTCCAAGGAGCGGAATAACAATTATGAAGAACAATAG
- a CDS encoding MFS transporter, protein MKNNRKPIWTKSFISVSLAHFVVFITFYTLLTTLPIYVIENLDGSGAQGGLLVTMMLIAAIVVRPFSGRLLEQIGKKRGLVLSVTLFAATTFLYMWITQYEALLALRFFHGLSFGVLTTATGAIAADVIPSERRGEGLGYFAMAMNLAVVVGPFIGLTMLQFTSFHTLFLTLSVSMVIGLVCSCVVHVPKQLEQTSSPTRSKLSIHDLFEVKALPIAFISSLVAFAYSGIISFISVYANSLGLSEVSSYFFVVFAFVMILSRPYMGRTFDVKGPGFVILPCLLIFAVGLVSLSFIQSAWGLLISAGLIGLGYGSLLPSLQTIAVQSTSDYRSGHATATFFTLYDTGIAIGSYVLGLLIAFASFSALYIFCAVVVLGVFGLFLFYQSKQRKQQHVRASMKA, encoded by the coding sequence ATGAAGAACAATAGAAAACCGATTTGGACTAAAAGCTTTATAAGTGTGTCGTTGGCACATTTCGTAGTTTTTATAACTTTTTATACTTTACTAACGACATTACCTATTTATGTAATAGAAAACCTAGATGGAAGTGGAGCGCAGGGTGGGTTACTCGTGACGATGATGCTTATAGCCGCTATCGTTGTCCGTCCATTTTCTGGCAGACTACTTGAGCAAATAGGCAAAAAGAGAGGCCTAGTTCTGTCGGTTACCCTATTTGCTGCGACCACATTCTTATATATGTGGATCACGCAATATGAGGCATTGTTAGCATTAAGGTTCTTTCATGGTCTCTCCTTTGGGGTGCTGACAACAGCAACAGGAGCTATTGCAGCCGATGTGATCCCGTCCGAAAGGCGTGGAGAGGGGCTAGGATATTTCGCTATGGCGATGAATTTAGCTGTCGTTGTAGGGCCGTTTATTGGCTTGACCATGCTTCAATTCACCTCATTCCACACACTATTTTTAACCTTAAGTGTATCGATGGTCATTGGTCTCGTTTGTTCTTGTGTTGTTCATGTGCCAAAACAACTAGAGCAAACTTCATCTCCAACTAGAAGCAAGCTTTCCATTCATGATTTATTTGAAGTAAAAGCCTTGCCTATCGCGTTCATTAGTAGCTTGGTAGCTTTTGCTTACTCTGGGATTATTTCATTTATCTCCGTGTACGCTAATTCTCTAGGATTGTCAGAAGTCTCCAGTTACTTTTTTGTTGTTTTTGCTTTTGTCATGATTTTATCTCGCCCCTATATGGGTCGTACCTTTGATGTAAAAGGCCCTGGCTTTGTCATTTTACCATGTTTACTTATTTTTGCGGTTGGATTAGTCAGCCTAAGCTTCATCCAATCTGCCTGGGGATTGTTAATATCAGCGGGGTTAATCGGCTTGGGGTATGGATCTTTACTGCCAAGCCTCCAAACGATAGCTGTTCAATCCACTTCTGATTATCGCAGCGGCCATGCTACAGCCACTTTCTTCACTTTATACGATACAGGTATTGCGATTGGCTCCTATGTATTAGGCCTTCTAATTGCGTTCGCAAGTTTTTCAGCACTTTATATCTTTTGCGCCGTTGTTGTACTTGGTGTGTTTGGTTTATTCCTTTTTTATCAGTCTAAACAAAGAAAGCAACAGCATGTTCGTGCATCCATGAAAGCTTAG
- a CDS encoding SDR family NAD(P)-dependent oxidoreductase produces MGKLDGKTAYITGGAGGIGKETAKCFLQEGAKVALVDLEEEALSKAKSEVEEFGEVVTIQADVTNESEVKKYVQKAVSELGSPNIFFNNAGIEGKVAPIVEQSVDDFDKVMGVNVRGVFLGLKHVLPVMAKEGSIINMSSVAGLMGSPGVAPYVASKHGVVGLTKTAALEAAEENIRVNSIHPSPVNTRMMRSLEEGMNPGKGEEAKESFTSTIPLHRYGETADIANLVLFLASDDSKFVTGGQYRVDGGMGAT; encoded by the coding sequence ATGGGTAAATTAGATGGTAAAACAGCTTATATTACTGGTGGTGCAGGCGGTATTGGCAAAGAAACAGCCAAGTGCTTCTTGCAAGAGGGAGCTAAAGTTGCACTTGTTGATCTAGAGGAAGAGGCTCTGAGTAAAGCTAAATCTGAAGTTGAGGAATTTGGTGAAGTCGTTACCATTCAAGCCGATGTAACAAATGAATCTGAGGTAAAGAAATATGTACAAAAGGCAGTGTCAGAATTAGGTTCACCTAATATCTTCTTTAATAATGCTGGTATTGAGGGAAAAGTTGCGCCTATTGTTGAACAATCAGTGGATGATTTCGATAAAGTAATGGGAGTGAATGTTCGAGGAGTCTTTTTAGGTCTAAAACATGTATTGCCCGTTATGGCGAAAGAAGGCAGCATCATCAATATGTCCTCTGTAGCTGGTTTAATGGGAAGTCCTGGTGTAGCTCCTTATGTTGCATCAAAGCATGGTGTTGTGGGTTTAACTAAAACAGCTGCACTTGAGGCTGCCGAGGAAAATATCAGAGTGAACTCCATCCATCCATCACCAGTAAACACACGAATGATGAGATCACTGGAAGAAGGAATGAATCCTGGTAAAGGCGAAGAGGCAAAAGAATCCTTCACAAGTACCATTCCTCTCCATCGTTATGGGGAAACAGCTGATATAGCAAATTTAGTATTATTCCTAGCTTCTGACGATAGTAAATTTGTTACCGGCGGACAATATCGTGTAGATGGTGGAATGGGCGCAACATAA
- a CDS encoding DNA alkylation repair protein: MHPYLCPNCKTNRSRFNKIKQLSTSVKLDPKTGEVLSECDTGQLATFHMDYRGPEYKVQCGACGLIEEERTFLAFADHNPL; encoded by the coding sequence ATGCATCCATATTTATGCCCTAACTGCAAGACGAACCGTTCCAGATTTAATAAAATCAAACAACTTTCTACTTCAGTTAAACTGGACCCCAAAACTGGTGAAGTCCTATCAGAATGCGATACTGGCCAATTAGCTACCTTCCATATGGACTATAGAGGCCCGGAATATAAAGTCCAATGCGGAGCTTGTGGATTAATTGAAGAAGAGAGAACTTTTCTTGCCTTTGCCGACCATAACCCATTGTAA
- a CDS encoding DUF488 domain-containing protein — MSVVLKRIYDEDTRTGGNRILIDRVWPRGISKEDADLDEWMKDIAPSSSLRKWFDHDPEKFYEFKKSYKKEIQQSSERTEKLDELKKMADSERLVLLFAAKETEYNHAVVLKELIEDH, encoded by the coding sequence ATGTCAGTTGTACTCAAACGCATCTATGATGAAGACACTCGTACAGGTGGTAATAGAATACTAATCGACCGTGTTTGGCCGCGAGGTATATCAAAAGAGGATGCCGACCTTGATGAATGGATGAAGGATATTGCACCAAGTTCCTCATTAAGAAAATGGTTCGACCATGATCCTGAGAAATTTTATGAATTCAAGAAGTCTTATAAAAAGGAAATTCAGCAAAGCTCTGAACGGACTGAAAAACTTGATGAACTAAAAAAGATGGCTGACAGCGAGCGGCTTGTCCTTCTTTTTGCAGCAAAAGAAACGGAATACAACCATGCCGTTGTACTAAAGGAATTGATTGAAGATCATTAA
- a CDS encoding sulfite exporter TauE/SafE family protein, producing MDAIVLFSIIIVAASILQTSTGFGFSIMATPFLLLLFEPKEAIQINLILSLVISVALIRKVHQDVDVTILKRFITGSFSGLVLGIVIFLYVNTAQLKLVVSLVILLLTFLLILSFRVKQTKERDFFVGGISGALTTSIGMPGPPLLLYFSGTGASKEKIRATTLAFYLFIYSASLAVQIVFVGATQTVWVSSALALPLVIIGLVVGQKLFMWVSQRLFRLFTYILLLFTGFYLLLERLISNG from the coding sequence ATGGATGCAATTGTTCTTTTTAGTATCATCATTGTGGCAGCCTCTATTCTACAAACGAGTACTGGTTTTGGTTTTTCAATAATGGCAACACCATTTTTACTATTATTGTTTGAACCAAAAGAAGCGATCCAAATAAACTTGATACTATCATTAGTGATTTCAGTAGCTCTTATACGGAAGGTCCATCAGGATGTAGATGTGACTATATTAAAGAGGTTTATCACAGGTAGCTTCTCAGGATTAGTATTAGGAATCGTTATATTCTTATATGTTAATACAGCTCAATTGAAGCTAGTAGTAAGCTTGGTTATTTTACTGTTAACATTTCTGTTGATCCTTTCTTTTCGGGTGAAGCAAACAAAAGAAAGAGATTTTTTCGTAGGGGGTATTTCCGGGGCTTTAACGACTAGCATTGGTATGCCAGGCCCGCCTTTACTTCTTTACTTTTCAGGTACGGGAGCAAGTAAAGAAAAGATCAGAGCAACCACTCTTGCCTTTTATTTGTTTATCTATTCAGCAAGCTTAGCTGTCCAGATTGTGTTTGTGGGAGCGACTCAAACTGTATGGGTGTCAAGTGCATTAGCTTTGCCGCTAGTGATCATTGGATTGGTTGTAGGTCAAAAGCTTTTCATGTGGGTGAGTCAACGTTTGTTTAGGCTATTTACTTATATCCTCTTGCTGTTTACTGGCTTTTATTTACTTCTAGAACGTTTAATCTCAAATGGGTAA
- a CDS encoding IS3 family transposase: MKFEFIHEHRHEHTISRMCQVLGVSKSGYYDYLNRLDREETKREAWNRYIDERILFHYHDNYGCYGSPRIHFMLREVDQVEVSQKKVTNRMRELDLYATPPKKFINTTDSDHDETIHSNHLNRDFLPEAPDQVWATDITYIHTGEGFLYLNPVIDLASRRIISYQLDDHMDHTLCLKALEKALAIRNPKSGWIHHSDRGSQYCSKAYLDTLKEAGATISMSRKGNPYDNACAESFFASLKKEYLYKHVYETKAEAKLAIQFYINFYNQKRLHSTLDYLTPLEKEKSYKMNHDKKLKKNQMSSA, encoded by the coding sequence GTGAAGTTCGAGTTCATTCATGAACACCGACACGAACACACCATTTCGAGGATGTGCCAAGTTCTTGGTGTGTCTAAATCTGGTTATTATGATTATTTGAATCGCCTGGACAGAGAAGAAACGAAAAGAGAGGCTTGGAACCGTTATATCGATGAACGGATCCTCTTCCATTATCATGATAATTATGGGTGTTACGGCAGCCCTCGCATCCACTTTATGCTTCGAGAAGTGGATCAGGTGGAGGTTTCTCAAAAGAAAGTGACGAATCGAATGAGAGAACTGGACCTTTATGCCACACCACCTAAAAAGTTCATCAATACGACAGACTCTGATCACGATGAAACCATTCACTCAAACCATTTAAACCGTGACTTTCTTCCAGAGGCCCCAGACCAGGTTTGGGCTACTGATATTACTTATATTCACACAGGAGAAGGCTTTTTATATCTGAATCCTGTCATTGATCTTGCTTCCCGACGGATCATAAGTTATCAGTTAGACGATCATATGGATCACACCCTGTGCTTAAAAGCTTTAGAAAAGGCTTTGGCCATTCGTAACCCTAAGTCGGGTTGGATTCACCATTCAGATCGTGGCTCTCAGTACTGTTCTAAGGCTTATTTAGATACACTTAAGGAGGCAGGAGCGACCATAAGTATGAGTCGGAAGGGAAACCCCTACGACAATGCATGTGCAGAGAGTTTCTTTGCCTCTCTGAAAAAAGAATACCTGTACAAACATGTTTATGAGACAAAAGCAGAAGCCAAACTAGCCATTCAGTTTTACATCAATTTTTATAACCAAAAACGACTCCATTCTACATTGGACTATTTAACTCCGTTAGAAAAAGAAAAGAGCTATAAAATGAACCATGATAAAAAGCTCAAAAAGAACCAAATGTCCTCTGCCTAA
- a CDS encoding ParM/StbA family protein, with protein sequence MTKSRIAAVDVGNDAVKANFGKLESELYIPNVIARDLEDRPVIGIEDLDDKDPLDNLHIRVHSPALAENNAIYRVGNLAAKSDNSTELDPGSSKSEEDQTLVMLFASLAMDSVANKDAKSSKNNVVEANYTLGTGLPLREVKEGKDVGYRSQLLGSVHQVEFLVTPKYQGMKVNIKFDEVKVYPEGFAAFVNLVMDNDLTIINKDLIDKQILIQDIGGLSTDIAVIRNRNVDDDKAQGFNLGVAESLEQIREEILTKHGVELDSRRDVVDIITRKNDRHHIMVRGSRTSVHDITDRILLELAKKQYRFLRNVWQKNSQSEICYFVGGGSAVLKDYIKTLNNKLDGFNIDFFEDENESIWMMANAYYKLISDFVRKSEKENKKTEVTPSK encoded by the coding sequence ATGACAAAATCAAGAATTGCAGCTGTTGATGTAGGAAATGATGCAGTAAAAGCAAATTTCGGAAAATTGGAATCTGAACTATATATCCCTAATGTCATTGCAAGAGACTTAGAAGATCGCCCTGTTATAGGCATTGAAGATCTAGATGACAAGGACCCACTCGACAACTTACATATACGTGTCCATTCACCGGCACTCGCTGAAAATAATGCTATCTATCGTGTAGGAAACCTTGCAGCAAAAAGTGACAACTCTACAGAGCTTGATCCTGGGAGCAGTAAATCAGAGGAAGATCAAACACTTGTAATGCTATTTGCATCTCTAGCAATGGATTCAGTAGCTAATAAAGATGCTAAATCCTCAAAGAATAATGTTGTCGAGGCTAATTACACATTAGGAACAGGGTTGCCTCTCCGTGAAGTTAAAGAAGGCAAAGACGTAGGCTATCGTTCACAACTTCTAGGCTCTGTGCATCAAGTTGAATTTCTCGTTACACCGAAATACCAAGGTATGAAAGTGAATATCAAATTCGATGAAGTCAAAGTGTACCCTGAGGGATTTGCAGCGTTCGTTAACCTTGTTATGGATAATGACCTTACTATCATTAATAAGGACTTGATTGATAAGCAAATCCTTATTCAGGATATCGGTGGTCTATCTACTGATATTGCGGTGATTAGAAATAGAAATGTAGACGATGATAAGGCTCAGGGCTTTAACCTTGGTGTGGCAGAATCGTTGGAGCAGATCAGAGAGGAAATCTTGACGAAACATGGAGTGGAGTTAGACAGTCGTCGTGATGTGGTCGACATTATCACAAGGAAAAATGATCGTCATCACATTATGGTTAGGGGAAGCCGTACAAGTGTCCATGACATTACAGATCGCATTTTGTTGGAATTGGCTAAAAAGCAATACCGCTTTTTAAGAAATGTATGGCAGAAAAACTCTCAGTCCGAGATTTGCTATTTTGTTGGCGGTGGATCTGCTGTACTGAAAGACTACATTAAAACACTTAACAATAAACTGGATGGCTTCAACATTGACTTTTTTGAAGATGAAAATGAAAGCATTTGGATGATGGCCAATGCGTATTATAAGCTCATTTCTGACTTCGTGCGTAAATCTGAGAAAGAAAACAAGAAAACAGAAGTTACTCCATCAAAGTAA
- a CDS encoding DinB family protein — MSKSAQFIDYFLSHREVTKELAAKIDPEHYTYKPTPTSMEAQKLVNHIIETTYTFVRLANKQDPEKLFDEIDSTELSEKVNTYTEATVKLLSSLSDDNFEQVIDVSQIVGKRIPASQLLNMAMDHEINHKGNLFVYLREIGHTDLPMYVKV; from the coding sequence ATGAGTAAAAGCGCCCAATTCATTGATTACTTCTTATCACACCGCGAGGTAACAAAAGAATTAGCTGCAAAAATTGATCCTGAACATTATACGTACAAACCTACACCTACATCTATGGAAGCACAGAAGCTAGTCAATCATATCATCGAAACAACGTACACTTTCGTAAGACTAGCAAACAAACAAGACCCCGAGAAACTTTTTGATGAAATTGATTCCACAGAATTATCCGAAAAGGTGAACACGTACACAGAAGCCACCGTTAAATTGCTTAGTTCGTTATCTGATGATAACTTTGAACAAGTGATTGATGTAAGTCAAATAGTCGGGAAAAGGATTCCTGCTAGTCAACTGCTAAACATGGCAATGGATCACGAAATCAATCATAAAGGCAATCTTTTTGTTTACCTTCGAGAAATAGGGCATACCGACCTTCCTATGTATGTAAAAGTTTAA
- a CDS encoding winged helix-turn-helix transcriptional regulator, with the protein MNKSICPRFEKAIGLLSQRWTGLIIYQLLEGKQRFCTIESSIGISGKVLSDRLKDMEKSGLVKRDVFPETPVRIEYSLTEKGLSLKPIMDDIEKWAHDWVDLEENGTITK; encoded by the coding sequence ATGAACAAATCGATATGTCCTCGTTTTGAAAAAGCAATTGGCCTCCTAAGTCAACGCTGGACAGGTTTAATCATCTACCAGCTTTTAGAAGGTAAACAACGCTTCTGTACAATAGAATCCTCTATTGGCATTAGCGGAAAAGTACTTTCAGACCGATTAAAAGACATGGAGAAAAGTGGATTGGTAAAGCGAGACGTGTTTCCCGAAACCCCTGTCCGCATTGAATATTCTTTAACTGAAAAAGGCTTGTCTTTAAAACCAATTATGGATGACATCGAGAAATGGGCTCATGATTGGGTCGACCTTGAAGAAAACGGCACGATAACTAAATAA
- a CDS encoding class I SAM-dependent rRNA methyltransferase, translating into MSKEIIVKISEKHVNKYRKGYPLLHKEAMINQHELRDEGTTLKLVDRRGNFIGKAYYGKQNKGSGWIVTRNESEAIDETLFNKKIKRALKDRENLFMDPETTAFRVFNGEGDGIGGFTIDYYAGYYLINWYSEGIYSFRNHVIESLKSNVEYKAIYQKKRFGKQGQYIEEDEFVAGERGEFPIIVKENGVDFAVYLNEGAMVGIFLDQREVRRAIRDQYAKGKTVLNTFSYTGAFSVFSALGEASHTTSVDLANRSYAKTIENFSLNGIDYEAQDIIVDDVFKYFKYAKKKQKSFDLVILDPPSFARSKKFTFRAEKDYTNLLKEAIAITEEQGVIIASTNCSKFGMKKFKTFIDKAFKDASVAYKLIEEYSLPEDYKTISEFKEGDYLKVVSIQLLKG; encoded by the coding sequence ATGTCGAAGGAAATTATAGTGAAAATAAGCGAAAAGCACGTAAATAAGTATAGAAAAGGGTATCCGTTGCTGCACAAAGAGGCGATGATCAATCAACACGAGTTACGGGATGAGGGCACAACCTTGAAGCTTGTTGATAGAAGAGGAAATTTTATCGGAAAAGCTTACTATGGAAAACAAAACAAAGGTTCTGGCTGGATAGTGACCCGCAATGAGTCGGAAGCTATCGATGAGACTCTTTTTAATAAAAAAATTAAACGAGCATTGAAGGATAGAGAGAACTTATTTATGGATCCAGAAACCACAGCCTTTCGAGTATTCAATGGAGAAGGGGATGGCATTGGCGGTTTTACCATTGATTATTATGCTGGCTACTATTTAATCAATTGGTACAGCGAAGGAATCTATTCATTTCGTAATCATGTCATCGAATCATTGAAAAGTAATGTTGAATACAAAGCCATTTACCAGAAGAAACGCTTTGGAAAGCAAGGCCAATATATTGAAGAAGATGAGTTTGTCGCTGGAGAGCGTGGGGAGTTTCCTATTATAGTCAAAGAAAATGGTGTGGATTTTGCTGTCTATTTAAATGAAGGTGCCATGGTAGGGATCTTCCTTGATCAGCGTGAAGTGAGAAGAGCTATCCGAGATCAGTATGCCAAAGGTAAGACGGTGCTTAACACCTTCTCCTATACGGGTGCCTTCTCAGTGTTTTCCGCACTTGGCGAAGCATCACATACAACGAGTGTCGATTTAGCGAACCGCAGCTATGCGAAAACGATCGAGAACTTTAGTCTTAATGGGATTGATTATGAAGCTCAGGATATTATTGTCGATGACGTATTCAAATACTTTAAATATGCTAAAAAGAAGCAGAAATCGTTTGACCTAGTTATTCTTGATCCCCCAAGCTTTGCCCGGTCAAAGAAATTCACCTTCCGTGCTGAGAAGGACTATACGAATCTGCTGAAAGAAGCGATTGCGATTACTGAAGAACAAGGTGTCATTATAGCTTCAACAAACTGCAGCAAATTTGGTATGAAGAAGTTCAAAACATTTATTGATAAGGCTTTTAAAGATGCTTCAGTAGCATATAAGCTGATTGAGGAGTATTCGCTTCCTGAAGATTACAAAACGATTTCTGAATTTAAAGAAGGGGATTATCTTAAAGTTGTTTCTATACAATTGCTAAAAGGATAA